From Candidatus Methylomirabilota bacterium, one genomic window encodes:
- a CDS encoding Glu/Leu/Phe/Val dehydrogenase, protein MHDSPEFDSELHRTALAQLDQVATRLDLDHDIHERLRFPRRALVVSVPIRMDSGQTEVFIGYRVHHNTALGPTKGGLRYDLGVNLGEVTALAMLMSWKCALMGLPYGGAKGGIRCNPREMSAREREHLTRRYTTEIILMIGPDIDIPAPDLGTDEQTMAWMMDTYSMTQGKSVPGVVTGKPLIVGGSAGRREATGRGIVFVLYQAAKALGQELRGKKIVLQGFGNVGGTASRLLWNDGCTIAGISDVEGGVWNPDGIDVRQLQTHVAATGSVAGFPGGEPISNEAILEQPCDVLIPAAVDSVIHARNADRVKALIVAEAANGPTTPEADVILRDRGVTVIPDILCNAGGVVVSYFEWVQGLQYYFWKESEIISRLQEIMARSFNRVWQTSQKNGVDLRTGALMEGVSRVADAHVARGLYP, encoded by the coding sequence ATGCACGACTCGCCCGAGTTCGATTCCGAGCTGCACCGCACCGCCCTGGCCCAGCTCGACCAGGTCGCGACCCGCCTCGATCTCGATCACGACATCCACGAGCGGCTGCGATTCCCCCGCCGGGCCCTGGTGGTCTCGGTGCCCATCCGCATGGACAGCGGGCAGACCGAGGTCTTCATCGGCTACCGCGTCCATCACAACACCGCGCTCGGCCCGACCAAGGGCGGCCTCCGCTACGACCTGGGCGTGAACCTCGGCGAGGTGACCGCGCTGGCGATGCTGATGAGCTGGAAGTGCGCGCTGATGGGGCTGCCCTACGGCGGGGCCAAGGGCGGCATCCGATGCAATCCGCGGGAGATGTCGGCCCGGGAGCGCGAGCACCTCACCCGTCGCTACACCACCGAGATCATCCTCATGATCGGGCCCGACATCGACATCCCGGCGCCCGATCTGGGCACCGACGAGCAGACCATGGCCTGGATGATGGACACCTACTCGATGACCCAGGGCAAGAGCGTGCCCGGGGTGGTCACCGGGAAGCCGCTCATCGTCGGCGGCTCGGCGGGCCGCCGCGAGGCCACCGGGCGCGGCATCGTGTTCGTGCTGTACCAGGCGGCCAAGGCGCTGGGCCAGGAGCTGCGCGGCAAGAAGATCGTGCTCCAGGGCTTCGGCAACGTGGGCGGCACCGCGTCGCGCCTGCTGTGGAACGACGGCTGCACCATCGCGGGCATCAGCGACGTCGAGGGCGGGGTGTGGAACCCCGACGGCATCGACGTCCGGCAGCTGCAGACCCACGTGGCCGCGACCGGCAGCGTGGCCGGCTTCCCGGGCGGGGAGCCGATCAGCAACGAGGCGATCCTCGAGCAGCCCTGCGACGTCCTGATCCCGGCCGCGGTCGACTCGGTGATCCACGCGCGCAACGCCGATCGCGTCAAGGCCCTCATCGTCGCGGAGGCGGCCAACGGTCCCACCACCCCCGAGGCGGACGTGATCCTGCGCGATCGCGGAGTCACCGTGATCCCGGACATCCTCTGCAACGCGGGCGGCGTGGTCGTCTCCTACTTCGAGTGGGTCCAGGGCCTGCAGTACTACTTCTGGAAGGAGAGCGAGATCATCTCGCGGCTGCAGGAGATCATGGCCCGGTCGTTCAATCGCGTCTGGCAGACCTCCCAGAAGAACGGGGTGGATCTCCGGACCGGCGCCCTGATGGAAGGCGTCAGCCGGGTCGCCGACGCCCACGTGGCGCGCGGGCTGTACCCGTAG
- the lgt gene encoding prolipoprotein diacylglyceryl transferase, translated as MLIVFASPGAIAFAAGPITVRWYGILMATAILVGFWLAHRRAVEENLPADDLLRAAQWAVVAGLVGARLYEVAFNWDYYGRYPGKIIAVWEGGLAMHGGLIVGPLVGVLLAWRLRLPILRCLDVIAPSMVLGQAIGRWGNFFNEEAFGRPTDLPWKLYISPAHRPPEFRNDDFFHPTFLYESLWDLLVFVMLVWWVRPRVRRHPGAIFFSYIGLYSVGRFFIESLRLDSFWLGSLRVPQLASVAGVLVALAGLLWVLRRPPVEPGESTRPGGATGTARAPRGRRRPG; from the coding sequence GTGCTGATCGTGTTCGCGTCGCCGGGAGCCATCGCGTTCGCGGCCGGACCGATCACCGTCCGGTGGTACGGCATCCTCATGGCCACCGCGATCCTCGTCGGCTTCTGGCTGGCCCACCGTCGCGCCGTCGAGGAGAACCTGCCCGCGGACGATCTCCTGCGGGCCGCCCAGTGGGCGGTGGTGGCGGGGCTGGTCGGCGCCCGCCTCTACGAAGTCGCGTTCAACTGGGACTACTACGGGCGCTATCCCGGCAAGATCATCGCGGTGTGGGAGGGCGGCCTCGCCATGCACGGCGGTCTCATCGTGGGCCCGCTGGTCGGGGTGCTCCTGGCGTGGCGGCTGCGCCTGCCGATCCTCCGATGCCTCGACGTGATCGCCCCCAGCATGGTGCTCGGACAGGCCATCGGGCGCTGGGGCAACTTCTTCAACGAGGAGGCATTCGGCCGTCCGACCGATCTGCCCTGGAAGCTCTACATCTCGCCGGCCCACCGGCCGCCCGAGTTCCGCAACGACGACTTCTTCCACCCCACGTTCCTCTACGAGTCGCTGTGGGACCTGCTGGTCTTCGTGATGCTCGTGTGGTGGGTGCGTCCGCGGGTGCGCCGCCATCCTGGCGCGATCTTCTTCTCCTACATCGGGCTCTACTCGGTGGGCCGCTTCTTCATCGAGTCGCTGCGGCTGGACAGCTTCTGGCTCGGCTCGCTGCGGGTGCCTCAGCTGGCCAGCGTGGCCGGCGTGCTGGTCGCGTTGGCCGGCCTCTTGTGGGTGCTCAGGCGGCCGCCCGTCGAGCCGGGAGAATCGACGCGGCCCGGCGGGGCTACGGGTACAGCCCGCGCGCCACGTGGGCGTCGGCGACCCGGCTGA
- a CDS encoding substrate-binding domain-containing protein: protein MKIILAAVVAIWMGLGALAVRPAQADDVKVFSAGAVRAIVTDLAEQFRQETGTTVTFSFGTAGQTRQKLLSGEPVDVVILTDAGIDDMIRQGALASGSRADLARTGMGVGVREGAPKPDITTSEAFKTTLLKAKSLVYVDPAQGATSGVHFKSVLERLGIADAVRSKTQLVSGGYPAEKVASGEAELVVHQISEIVPVKGVTLVGPLPPDFQKVTVYSAGLAARSPSPGAARAFVAFLTRPAFKPKLAAAGLDYR from the coding sequence ATGAAGATCATCCTGGCCGCGGTGGTGGCGATATGGATGGGGCTGGGCGCGCTCGCGGTCCGTCCGGCCCAGGCCGACGACGTGAAGGTGTTCAGCGCGGGGGCGGTGCGTGCGATCGTGACCGACCTCGCCGAGCAGTTCCGGCAGGAGACCGGCACCACCGTGACGTTCTCGTTCGGCACCGCCGGCCAGACGCGGCAGAAGCTCCTGAGCGGCGAGCCGGTGGACGTGGTGATCCTGACCGACGCGGGCATCGACGACATGATCAGGCAGGGCGCGCTGGCCTCCGGGAGCCGCGCGGATCTCGCGCGCACCGGCATGGGGGTGGGGGTGCGCGAGGGCGCGCCGAAGCCGGACATCACCACCAGCGAGGCGTTCAAGACGACGCTGCTGAAGGCGAAGTCGCTCGTGTACGTGGATCCGGCGCAGGGTGCGACCAGCGGCGTGCACTTCAAGAGCGTGCTCGAGCGTCTGGGCATCGCGGACGCGGTCCGGAGCAAGACCCAGCTCGTGTCCGGCGGCTATCCCGCCGAGAAGGTCGCGAGCGGCGAGGCGGAGCTGGTGGTGCACCAGATCAGCGAGATCGTCCCGGTGAAGGGCGTGACGCTGGTCGGCCCGCTGCCGCCGGACTTCCAGAAGGTCACGGTCTACTCGGCGGGCCTGGCCGCCCGCAGCCCGTCGCCGGGGGCGGCCCGGGCCTTCGTCGCGTTCCTGACGCGTCCGGCCTTCAAGCCGAAGCTCGCGGCGGCCGGGCTCGACTACCGGTAG
- a CDS encoding xanthine dehydrogenase family protein molybdopterin-binding subunit, with product MSTPAPRYLGAQVKRLEDPRLLAGQGRFLDDITLPGLLHAAFARSEHAHAMLRGVDAAAALAVPGVETALTGRDLEGVIAPIQARLEAPGFAATPWPALPTDRVRFVGEPVAVVAAVTPYAAVDGCARIAVEYDPLPAVLDVDRARDPGAARLHPQHGSNVLFSRRGRQGDVDAAFAAAAHVVRETFSHDRCSAAPLEPRGLIAHWVGDALTLWLGVQTPSLIRTGVARAFGMPEARVRVVVPDTGGGFGQKMYVMPEDLAVAALARRTGRPVKWLETRRENLAAAPHARQQRVEVEAGADAAGTLLALRARVFADAGAYHIYPLTGALEPLGTASILPGPYRTPAYEFELAAFATNKPPIGAYRGVGMTMAAFVMERTLDLLADRMGLDPAEIRRRNLIPREAYPFTSATGFVYDSGDYPKALEQALTLADYEARKRERDAARRTGRLLGVGIACYTEYTGMGSETYRRRGQTDVPGHEGATVAMAADGTVTCYMSFPSQGQGHATTTAQLVADELGVPLDTVSVRQPDTAVSPGGSGTFASRGAVTQRGAAAVAAATVRRALLAIAGRMLEASPADLLLRDGRVSVRGMPDRAVAIEEVARVAHTPGAEGRPEGLTPGLEATERFDPPGPTFSGAVHVASVEVDGDTGRVSLRDYVVVEDCGPVINPTIVEGQIHGAVVQGIGEALGERLVYDESGQLLTGTLMDYALPVAATVPSFTVSHLETPSPLTPGGYKGMGEGGTIGAPAAVANAVADAVRPLGVAVTALPISAETLRRRDGA from the coding sequence CTGAGCACCCCGGCGCCGCGCTACCTGGGCGCTCAGGTCAAGCGGCTCGAGGACCCGCGCCTGCTGGCCGGGCAGGGGCGGTTTCTCGACGACATCACGCTGCCCGGGCTGCTGCACGCCGCCTTCGCGCGCAGCGAGCACGCCCACGCGATGCTCCGCGGCGTGGATGCCGCGGCCGCCCTCGCGGTGCCCGGAGTCGAGACGGCCCTGACCGGGCGCGACCTCGAGGGGGTGATCGCGCCCATTCAGGCTCGGCTGGAGGCGCCGGGCTTCGCGGCCACGCCCTGGCCCGCGCTGCCCACGGATCGGGTGCGGTTCGTGGGTGAGCCGGTGGCGGTGGTGGCGGCGGTGACCCCGTACGCCGCGGTCGATGGATGCGCCCGGATCGCGGTGGAGTACGATCCGCTGCCCGCGGTGCTCGACGTGGACCGCGCGCGGGACCCGGGAGCGGCCCGTCTTCATCCCCAGCACGGATCGAACGTGCTCTTCTCGCGTCGCGGGCGCCAGGGGGACGTCGACGCCGCCTTCGCGGCCGCCGCCCACGTGGTGCGCGAGACGTTCAGCCACGACCGCTGCTCGGCCGCGCCGCTCGAGCCCCGCGGGTTGATCGCGCACTGGGTCGGTGACGCGCTCACCCTGTGGCTGGGCGTACAGACCCCGAGCCTCATCCGCACCGGGGTGGCGCGCGCCTTCGGCATGCCCGAGGCGCGCGTGCGGGTCGTCGTGCCCGACACCGGCGGCGGCTTCGGTCAGAAGATGTACGTGATGCCGGAGGACCTGGCGGTGGCCGCGCTGGCCCGGCGGACCGGGCGGCCCGTGAAGTGGCTCGAGACCCGCCGGGAGAACCTGGCCGCCGCCCCGCACGCCCGCCAGCAGCGGGTCGAGGTCGAGGCGGGCGCGGATGCGGCGGGCACGCTGCTCGCGCTGCGTGCCCGCGTCTTCGCGGATGCCGGCGCCTACCACATCTACCCGCTCACCGGCGCCCTCGAGCCGCTCGGCACCGCCTCGATCCTGCCCGGTCCCTACCGCACGCCGGCCTACGAGTTCGAGCTGGCCGCATTCGCGACCAACAAGCCGCCGATCGGCGCCTACCGCGGCGTGGGCATGACGATGGCCGCCTTCGTGATGGAGCGCACGCTCGATCTGCTCGCGGACCGGATGGGCCTGGACCCCGCCGAGATCCGCCGGCGCAACCTGATCCCGCGCGAGGCGTATCCGTTCACGTCGGCGACCGGCTTCGTCTACGACAGCGGCGACTATCCGAAGGCGCTCGAGCAGGCGCTCACGCTGGCCGACTACGAGGCCCGCAAGCGCGAGCGCGACGCCGCGCGCCGGACGGGGCGGCTCCTGGGCGTCGGGATCGCGTGTTACACCGAGTACACCGGCATGGGCTCGGAGACCTACCGTCGGCGCGGGCAGACCGACGTGCCGGGACACGAGGGCGCGACGGTGGCCATGGCCGCTGACGGCACCGTGACGTGCTACATGTCCTTCCCCTCGCAGGGCCAGGGGCACGCCACCACCACCGCCCAGCTGGTCGCCGACGAGCTGGGCGTACCGCTGGATACGGTGTCGGTGCGGCAGCCCGACACCGCCGTCTCGCCCGGCGGCAGCGGCACGTTCGCGAGTCGCGGCGCGGTGACCCAGCGCGGCGCGGCCGCGGTCGCCGCGGCCACCGTGCGGCGAGCGCTGCTGGCCATCGCGGGCCGGATGCTCGAGGCGAGCCCCGCGGACCTGCTGCTCCGCGACGGGCGGGTGAGCGTGCGCGGCATGCCGGACCGCGCGGTGGCGATCGAGGAGGTCGCGCGGGTGGCGCACACCCCGGGCGCGGAGGGGCGGCCCGAGGGGCTGACGCCGGGGCTCGAGGCCACCGAGCGGTTCGATCCGCCGGGCCCGACCTTCTCCGGGGCGGTGCACGTCGCCTCCGTCGAGGTGGACGGCGATACCGGGCGGGTGAGCCTCCGGGACTACGTGGTCGTGGAGGACTGCGGGCCGGTGATCAACCCGACCATCGTCGAGGGCCAGATCCACGGCGCGGTCGTGCAGGGCATCGGCGAGGCGCTCGGCGAGCGACTGGTCTACGACGAGAGCGGGCAGCTGCTGACCGGCACGTTGATGGATTACGCGCTGCCGGTCGCCGCGACGGTGCCGTCGTTCACCGTCTCACATCTGGAGACGCCCTCGCCGCTCACGCCCGGCGGCTACAAGGGCATGGGCGAGGGCGGCACCATCGGCGCGCCCGCGGCGGTGGCCAATGCGGTGGCCGACGCGGTGCGGCCGCTCGGCGTGGCGGTCACCGCGCTGCCGATCTCCGCCGAGACGCTCCGTCGACGCGATGGAGCCTAG
- a CDS encoding TIGR03619 family F420-dependent LLM class oxidoreductase: MSAKGAKRPNRTAKKIAAARLEKRSHGSNAAARAKKSSGKDRARVRADRSIHDISPLPKTGDLKFGLRLPSFALGAKTATLAEMGAYLRRAEDLGFDCAVSIDHLLLTPPAYSCTWLEPLALLSALAGMTRTIKLGTMVLVLPLRNPAYFAKEWATLDLLSGGRSLLGVGVGWHEQEFALMGVPHKERGRRMDEMLEAVTALWAGDNVSYEGQYYRFRNLTIDPKPVQTPHPPIWIGGGSQPFEKVYGQTVTNIDPVLRRIAKYAKTWVPHSSATADMVRGDWEKIQRFMADNGRKPGDMSKVYSNFVWVLKKGEKPETAIPHFQTYSGMDLPYWKEFYLLGEAEELAEKISAKVANLGGCEYIVLNPLNWGMEQLELLAGEVLPRVARP, encoded by the coding sequence ATGAGCGCCAAAGGCGCGAAGAGGCCCAACCGCACCGCGAAGAAGATCGCCGCAGCGCGACTTGAAAAGAGAAGTCACGGAAGCAACGCGGCAGCGCGCGCCAAGAAGAGCAGTGGGAAAGACCGCGCGCGCGTCCGCGCCGACCGCTCCATCCACGACATCTCCCCGCTGCCCAAGACCGGCGACCTGAAATTCGGCCTGCGCCTCCCGAGCTTCGCCCTCGGTGCGAAGACGGCCACCCTCGCCGAGATGGGCGCCTACCTGCGCCGCGCCGAGGATTTGGGCTTCGACTGCGCGGTCAGCATCGATCACCTGCTCCTCACCCCGCCGGCCTACTCGTGCACCTGGCTCGAGCCGCTCGCCCTGCTCTCGGCGCTGGCCGGTATGACCCGCACGATCAAGCTGGGGACCATGGTGCTGGTACTGCCGCTGCGCAACCCGGCGTACTTCGCCAAGGAGTGGGCCACCCTCGATCTGCTCTCGGGCGGCCGCAGCCTGCTCGGGGTGGGCGTCGGCTGGCACGAGCAGGAGTTCGCGCTGATGGGCGTGCCGCACAAGGAGCGCGGCCGCCGCATGGACGAGATGCTTGAGGCGGTCACCGCGCTGTGGGCCGGCGACAACGTGAGCTACGAGGGCCAGTACTACCGATTCCGCAACCTCACCATCGACCCCAAGCCGGTGCAGACCCCGCATCCGCCGATCTGGATCGGCGGGGGCAGTCAGCCGTTCGAGAAGGTGTACGGCCAGACCGTCACCAACATCGACCCGGTGCTGCGCCGGATCGCGAAGTACGCGAAGACCTGGGTGCCGCACTCCTCCGCGACCGCGGACATGGTGAGGGGCGACTGGGAGAAGATCCAGCGCTTCATGGCCGACAACGGCCGCAAGCCCGGCGACATGAGCAAGGTCTACTCGAACTTCGTCTGGGTGCTGAAGAAGGGCGAGAAGCCGGAGACCGCGATCCCGCACTTTCAGACGTACTCGGGCATGGACCTACCCTACTGGAAGGAGTTCTATCTCCTGGGCGAGGCCGAGGAGCTGGCCGAGAAGATCTCGGCCAAGGTCGCCAACCTGGGTGGCTGCGAGTACATCGTGCTCAATCCGCTGAACTGGGGAATGGAGCAGCTCGAGCTGCTGGCCGGCGAGGTGCTGCCCCGCGTGGCGAGGCCCTGA
- a CDS encoding amino acid synthesis family protein: MKIRKLLTVVEEIQEDGGRRLERPLRKVAAVAVIENPFAGRYVEDLQELVKTGEELGDLLGRRAVAALGAPVHSYGKAAIVGADGEYEHAAAILHPTLGTPFRAAVDGGKAIIPSAKKLGGPGTTIDVPLHYKDAAFVRTHFDAMEVRLNDAPRAGEILVALVVTDGGRPHARVGGLTVAEAKKEDGLR, encoded by the coding sequence ATGAAGATTCGCAAGCTGCTGACGGTCGTGGAAGAGATCCAGGAAGACGGCGGGCGCCGTCTGGAGCGGCCGCTCCGGAAGGTCGCGGCGGTGGCGGTGATCGAGAACCCGTTCGCGGGCCGCTACGTGGAGGACCTGCAGGAGCTGGTGAAGACGGGCGAGGAGCTGGGCGATCTGCTCGGCCGACGCGCGGTGGCCGCGCTGGGGGCGCCGGTGCACTCCTACGGCAAGGCGGCCATCGTGGGCGCGGACGGCGAGTACGAGCACGCCGCCGCGATCCTCCATCCCACGCTGGGCACGCCGTTCCGCGCCGCGGTGGACGGGGGCAAGGCCATCATTCCGTCCGCCAAGAAGCTGGGCGGCCCCGGCACCACCATCGACGTGCCGCTCCACTACAAGGACGCCGCCTTCGTGCGCACCCACTTCGACGCGATGGAGGTGCGGCTCAACGACGCCCCCCGCGCCGGCGAGATCCTGGTCGCCCTCGTGGTCACCGACGGCGGCCGGCCCCACGCGCGAGTCGGCGGCCTCACCGTCGCGGAAGCGAAGAAAGAGGATGGCCTCCGATGA
- a CDS encoding amidohydrolase family protein: MKTLIRNIGQIVSGDIAAPLLDGDTIAIEHDKIVAVGRGLDGDADTVIDARGTTVVPGLIDSHCHPVFGDFTPRQRTIDFIESGLHGGITTMISAGEVHLPGRPKDIVGLKALAIVAAKAYANQRPAGVKVHAGAPILEMGMVEDDFAEMAKAGVKLVGEIGLGSVRTGKDAAPMVKWAKKHGMTVTIHTGGPSIAGSNAISADVVLEADPDVVGHINGGTTSMSEREIDGLVATRMALEIVHCGNGKTALHTLRRAREAKATDRVIIGLDAPSGTGVVPLGILRVLAHLASLGAVAPEEAVCMATGNTARVYKLPVGVIAPGREADLCIVDAPIGSQGRTALEALTVGDLFGVSMIVIDGRIRIGRSRNTPPAMRAAEVVKGHGPAAGGH, from the coding sequence GTGAAGACCTTGATCAGGAACATCGGGCAGATCGTGTCGGGGGACATCGCAGCGCCCCTGCTCGACGGCGACACGATCGCGATCGAGCACGACAAGATCGTGGCGGTGGGCCGCGGCCTCGACGGCGACGCCGACACCGTCATCGACGCGCGCGGCACCACGGTGGTGCCCGGCCTCATCGACTCCCACTGCCACCCCGTGTTCGGCGACTTCACGCCGCGGCAGCGGACGATCGACTTCATCGAATCGGGCCTCCACGGGGGGATCACGACCATGATCTCGGCGGGCGAGGTGCACCTGCCCGGACGGCCGAAGGACATCGTGGGGCTCAAGGCGCTCGCGATCGTGGCCGCGAAGGCCTACGCCAACCAGCGGCCGGCCGGGGTGAAGGTGCACGCGGGTGCGCCGATCCTCGAGATGGGCATGGTCGAGGACGACTTCGCGGAGATGGCGAAGGCGGGGGTGAAGCTGGTGGGGGAGATCGGCCTCGGCTCGGTCCGGACCGGCAAGGACGCCGCCCCGATGGTGAAGTGGGCGAAGAAGCACGGCATGACCGTGACCATCCACACCGGGGGCCCGTCCATCGCGGGCTCCAACGCGATCAGCGCGGACGTGGTGCTGGAGGCCGATCCGGACGTGGTGGGTCACATCAACGGCGGCACGACCTCGATGAGCGAGCGGGAGATCGACGGGCTGGTCGCCACGCGGATGGCGCTCGAGATCGTCCACTGCGGCAACGGCAAGACCGCGCTGCACACCCTGCGCCGCGCCCGGGAAGCGAAGGCCACCGACCGGGTCATCATCGGTCTCGACGCCCCGTCCGGCACCGGGGTCGTCCCGCTGGGCATCCTGCGAGTGCTCGCTCACCTGGCCTCGCTGGGCGCGGTGGCCCCCGAGGAGGCGGTCTGCATGGCGACCGGGAACACCGCGCGTGTCTACAAGCTGCCGGTGGGAGTGATCGCGCCCGGACGCGAGGCCGACCTCTGCATCGTGGACGCGCCGATCGGCTCGCAGGGACGCACCGCGCTCGAAGCGCTCACCGTCGGCGATCTCTTCGGCGTCTCCATGATCGTCATCGACGGCCGGATCCGGATCGGGCGGAGCCGAAACACTCCGCCCGCCATGCGTGCGGCAGAGGTCGTGAAGGGCCACGGCCCCGCCGCGGGAGGACACTGA
- a CDS encoding ABC transporter ATP-binding protein, translating into MSTLSLDRVEAGYGLSRVLHGVSLTARAGEVVSLLGRNGAGKSTTLKSIVGLVEITGGSVRFDGREITRRPTHEISRLGVGYVPEDRRIFGDLTVEENLVVGQKGDGVWSARQVYQFFPKLHELAGRRAGSLSGGEQQMLTVARTLMGNPRVLLLDEPSEGLAPVIVRALGDQIAALKREGLTILLSEQNLKFAARLADRAYIIEKGEICFDGPMTTLMADESLRRKYLTV; encoded by the coding sequence ATGAGCACCCTCTCGCTCGACCGCGTCGAGGCCGGCTACGGGCTCTCGCGCGTGCTCCACGGGGTGAGCCTGACCGCCCGGGCCGGGGAGGTGGTCTCGCTGCTCGGGCGCAACGGCGCGGGCAAATCCACCACGCTCAAGTCAATCGTGGGGCTGGTGGAGATCACGGGTGGGTCGGTGCGGTTCGACGGGCGGGAGATCACCCGCCGCCCGACCCACGAGATCAGCCGGCTCGGCGTCGGCTACGTGCCGGAGGACCGGCGCATCTTCGGCGATCTCACCGTCGAGGAGAACCTGGTGGTCGGCCAGAAGGGCGACGGCGTGTGGAGCGCGCGGCAGGTCTACCAGTTCTTCCCGAAGCTGCACGAGCTGGCGGGCCGGCGCGCGGGCAGCCTCTCCGGCGGAGAGCAGCAGATGCTGACGGTGGCCCGCACGCTCATGGGCAACCCGCGGGTGCTGCTGCTCGACGAGCCGTCGGAAGGGCTGGCCCCGGTGATCGTGCGGGCGCTGGGGGACCAGATCGCCGCGCTCAAGCGAGAGGGCTTGACGATCCTGCTCTCCGAGCAGAATCTCAAGTTCGCGGCGCGCCTGGCCGACCGCGCCTACATCATCGAGAAGGGCGAGATCTGCTTCGACGGGCCGATGACGACGCTGATGGCGGACGAGTCGCTGCGGCGCAAGTACCTGACGGTGTGA
- a CDS encoding ABC transporter ATP-binding protein — MSATPSPAVPPVLETRGLSKSFGGVQAVAGVDLVMPKGEIRALIGPNGAGKTTFFNMLTGQLRADAGEVRFKGERLSGLPPYAVWRRGVSRTFQITATFATLTALDNVRVARLSHRGKTYSLLEPASRLQSDEARALLEQVGMGEQADRLAAVLAYGDLKKLELAVALANDPEVLLLDEPTAGMAPAERGALMALTRGIARERQLTVLFTEHDMDVVFSIADRIMVLHQGRVIADGAPAHVRADPEVQRVYLGEDE; from the coding sequence GTGAGTGCGACGCCGTCGCCCGCCGTTCCGCCGGTGCTCGAGACGCGAGGGCTCTCCAAGTCGTTCGGCGGAGTGCAGGCGGTGGCCGGCGTCGACCTCGTGATGCCGAAGGGCGAGATCCGGGCCCTCATCGGCCCGAACGGCGCGGGCAAGACCACCTTCTTCAACATGCTCACCGGGCAGCTGCGCGCCGACGCGGGGGAGGTGCGCTTCAAGGGCGAGCGCCTGAGCGGGTTGCCGCCCTACGCGGTGTGGCGCCGCGGAGTGAGCCGGACCTTCCAGATCACCGCCACGTTCGCCACCCTCACCGCGCTCGACAACGTGCGGGTGGCGCGCCTCTCTCATCGGGGCAAGACCTACTCGCTGCTGGAGCCCGCCTCGCGCCTGCAGAGCGACGAGGCGCGCGCGCTCCTCGAGCAGGTCGGCATGGGGGAGCAGGCCGATCGCCTCGCCGCGGTCCTCGCCTACGGCGACCTGAAGAAGCTCGAGCTGGCGGTGGCACTCGCCAACGACCCCGAGGTGCTGCTCCTCGACGAGCCGACCGCCGGAATGGCGCCCGCCGAGCGCGGCGCCCTCATGGCGCTCACCCGCGGCATCGCCCGCGAGCGCCAGCTCACCGTGCTGTTCACCGAGCACGACATGGACGTGGTCTTCTCCATCGCGGACCGGATCATGGTGCTGCACCAGGGCCGGGTCATCGCCGACGGCGCTCCCGCCCACGTCCGCGCCGATCCCGAGGTCCAGCGGGTCTACCTGGGCGAGGACGAATGA